In Conger conger chromosome 12, fConCon1.1, whole genome shotgun sequence, one DNA window encodes the following:
- the LOC133142180 gene encoding dynein light chain 1, cytoplasmic-like, whose amino-acid sequence MSDRKAVIKNADMPEEMQQEAVECATQALEKYNIEKDIAAYIKKEFDKKYNPTWHCIVGRNFGSYVTHETKHFIYFYLGQVAILLFKSG is encoded by the exons ATGTCGGACAGAAAAGCGGTCATCAAGAATGCGGACATGCCTGAGGAGATGCAGCAGGAGGCAGTGGAGTGCGCCACCCAGGCCCTGGAGAAGTACAACATCGAGAAGGACATCGCCGCGTACATCAAGAAG GAGTTTGACAAGAAGTACAATCCCACTTggcactgcattgtgggtaggaaCTTCGGGAGCTACGTCACCCACGAGACCAAGCATTTCATCTACTTCTACCTGGGCCAGGTGGCCATTCTGCTGTTCAAGTCCGGGTGA